The genomic stretch ACCAATCAACCATGTCATAGGCTTTTTGAAGATCTATCTGCAACATACATCTTGGGGTACCTCCCTTCCTATTATACCCTTTCATCAACTCAAAAGCAAGCAAAATGTGATTATGTATCACTTACCCTTTCAGGAAGGCTGTCTGGCTGTGATGAATAATCTCATGGAGAATGCTACCCAGTCTATTAGTCAGGATCTtagaaataattttgtaaaaggTAGTGCACCCTGTAATAGGTCTGAAATCCTTCACCTCATTTGCTTGATCATGTTTAGGAACCAGAGTGACAACAGTGCTATTAAAAGCTTTGAACAGTTTCCCTTTAACAAAGAAATCTTGAACTGCAGCAATCACATCTTTTTTAACAGTGTTCCAACTAGCTTTAAAGAATTTTTCTCCAAAACCATCTATTCCAGGTGCTTTACAGTCCCCAACGCCCTTTAAAGCTTCCACAATTTCATCCTCAGTCACATTTTTGTCAGGAAATGTCTTTGGTCAGCTGTTATTTGTTTCCCTCTCCTCAAAGCCTCATTATCAACCTGCTTCAGCTTCTCTTCTCTAATTTCCATTAGCTTTTGATAGAAATTCATAACTTCATGCATAATATCAGCCTGATCTGTTACAAAAGTGCCATCTTCCTTCTTTAACATTTTCATGCTTCTATTCTTATGTTTAGCCTTCACAGTTGCATGAAAATAGGCACTGTTTATAAATCATAACTTTAAATTAGAAGAAgttctaaaaacaaaatttattttactTTAGAGCAACTAAATATATCAAAAAATGTTCCAAACATAAAATCAAACTTAGGCTAATAAATCTAGTGGATCAGACAAACACACAATTCaagtgcatcatgcatacataaaCACATAACTCAATATAAAGATCGTTCAAATTCTTATTTTACACTCTCCTATAATTACTGAATgattttaatgtgagtttcacaaaaaatcatccgtatagaacacacacataatttttttttttaggaaattATGTATTAGAATACAGATTAACCAGCTTTAACTAAGTTTCCATCAAGATCTctaacaatattaataataaactgCTGGTATTTCCTTGGAGGTAGGGTCTCATCATTAATCTTCTCATATTCTATTCTCAACTTTAaaatttgattctccactttcacaATGGCCTTGTAGCTTTTGTACAACTCCAACACATTCCCTCCAGCAGCAACATAAGTTATAGTCATATTCACTTCATCCACTTCAATCCTTTCCTTGAATATCTCCTCCTTCCCTTCTGCATTAATTTTCAACACAAAAATATTGATGTATGAGTATAATATTTTTGCCGATTGCAAGTATAAATTAAGTTCGAAATCTAATCATACATAATAATAGtgataataataattaacaaaCCTATGCTAAATTTCCAAATCTTGATTGAACCAGGAGTGTTCCAATCGCCTTTGTGAATCTCAACACCATGCACGTTTTCGCTCTGTGCTTTATTTGGAATGTGTTGGCTTTGGCTCTTGAGGAAGTTATAGAACTTTTGAGGACATGATTTGAGTTGTACCGTTGTCTCAAGGACACACAATTGAGCCATGACTTCAGAGAAACTCAAATTTACTAAAGATATACTCACTGAAAAATTCAAGCTCTTGAGTTGTGGAATACTCTCTAATCTGCTTGCTACATATTTATAGTTGTAGATAATGTTATTGGATATATACCGTCAGAAATTTAGTTTGATACTATACTACAAAAGAGAATAATTCAATGCTGCATTTTAATTTAGTTCATTGTCTAGAGAATTTGTGCATctgtcaaaaagaagaaaaaaagaatatgTACTTTGAGAATTTTACTAGTTCCACTTCAACCACTTGCAGAAGAATTTTCCATTTCAGAGCTCGCATACAAAAAAAGGTAACAGTGATCTTATATTCTCAACAACAAAAATGGCAGGCATACGTGGGTGAAGCGCACAATAGATAAAGTTAGTATTTTGATATTCAAATTAAAGTTAGGATTCACAAGAGTCCATAGACAATTATTTTGATGCATTATAAGATTAGTTTTTGAAAAGAGAGTATGTaacaacttgtttttttttttttttaaataagcaactCTTGTATTGATAGAAAAGAGCACTGGGGGTGctctgaaaacaaaacaacaaccaatTAACCTACAGATTCACTGACACAAAGCAGGATTATGTAACAACTTGTTGTCATGAGAAATTTGATATTTAGCCGACTAGTTATGAGatacttgtttgtttgtttgatttattgTTTGTTTACttgataatatatataatatgtagtGTAACTTCAACTTGTAACAATGATCCCTTTTTCACTAAGcattatgttaaaaaaaaaatgttttgggtAGATTACCTATTATGGCGTGAATATAAGCTGAGAAATGTAATCCGCTAGACTTTGTGAATCTCATTAACATTTTGCTTGAATGGTTAACTTCTATTGCACTCCTTTATATAAGTTTTGCATGGTCATGCATGGATGTGCATTATCCTCATAGCCATGCATTCTACTTGTATGGCTCTTTCATGTTGTCATGCACACATATATATTATTCTACATACACCTATGGTATTCTACATACatcacatattttttttttaatactccTACAAAATCAAGAAGGGTTATATGTCACGACTTTGAGTTAGGTCCGCAAATCTTGAAAAGTTGCAGTATCGAGGGGTTTGGTTAGTGTGTCTGCAACTTGAACACTAGGGACATGGTGAATCTTCAGTTTCTTAGCAATAACACGTTTACGAACAAAGTGGATTTTCAATTTAATGTGTTTGGTCCTAACATGGAGAATTGAGTTATAAGAGAGCATCACAGCACTTAAGTTATCATAAAAGAGTGTAGGAGACAGAAAGAAACCGACAACTCAGCTATCCGCAACAATTTAAACGTGGTGTGAGCAAGAGCATAATAATCTGTTTTGGTGTTGGAACGTACAACTATGAGTTGCTTCTTAGAGAGAACTTATTTCTATTGCGGTAAGACCCGACACTAGAAGAGAAACTGTCTAAAGTATCTAGAAGATAAGAAGAATGGAGTGGAGACTTCAACTTCATGtatttttgttatagaaataaaTTTGCCTACTTCTGCATCATGGATATTGGATACTGAATGGGGTTCTCACATTTGTACTAATCTGCAGGGGCTAAAAAGGAGTAGAGAATTGGCCAAAGGCGAAGTTGATCTACGAGTTGACAATGGAGTAAAGGATGTTGCTTTAGCCGCAGAAATTATGTATTGACTTTACCTAGTGGTTTAATATTTCAGTTAGAGAAGTGCTATTATGTATCTATAGTTTGGATGAATTTTCACTACAAGAAAAGGGCTCCCTAGCGACATATATTTGTGACGTGTTATTCACGTGGGAAGAAAAGGACTGTTCTGACGTGAATAACACGTCGGTAtgttattttaatcattaatattaacaattacgTATTCACATGGGGGGTCAGaaaaatatgaatttaaaaaaaacttgtgaAATGCTTTCCACGTCGCAAAagataaaacaaaatttttaaactTAGAAATCTGTAAAGTCTTATggtggaaaaataaaaaatttcaaatttttaattGTGATGTGGTTTTCACGTCGGAAGCCTTTAATGCTGACTTTGAATTGACATGCGCAGGCTTTGGCAGGTGAAGATAGATTGGCAATTCAAAATTTATTACCGTTGGCAGCTTGCGACGTGTCTTCCCAATCAGTAATTAGCGACGTGAATTGAATGACGCTGCCAATTATACCGTTGGCACCTTGCGACGTGTCTTCCCAATCAGTAATTAGCGACGTGAATTGAATGACGCTGCCAATTGGACCGTTGGCAGCTTGCGACGTGTCCACCACGTCAGTATGTACCGTCTATTTTATCACGTCGCTAAATATTCAATATATTCTGCATAACAGACGCTTCCCCCTTCTTcattttctcttcctctcttcctcATTTCtcattcttcctctcttctctcacACTGTatttctctcttcctcttctcattctcttcctcttctcattCCATTCTCACACCATTTTTGAAGGTAttgatttatttagtttatttatattttatattttatatttagtttatttataatttgtattgatttataattctaacttattttaatttttttattcaagatttTGAAGATTGGAGGAGATATTATAAGAATTGGActtgaagattggaggagattagaagattgaggtatttttataattttaaatctgatattttgaagtatatttttgtgttatatttgtgttaatagataaatattatattttttctgtaatatttggatatattaattagattattgaatattattaggttaatgtagtatgtaatatttgtgataattgtatgttttttctggaatttttgtgatatattaatgtagtatgtaatatttgtgataatagataaattgtatgttttttatagaatttttgtgatataaaTTGTAGGTTATGTAGTAATTTATGGTAAATAGatatatttatgtttttaataaaacatattatgttttttattaaaacaaattttGTTTAATAGagataatttttttgtttatggtaatatatatatttttaatcgaaatataatttagtaaaaaagaatataatttagtaaatcgaaatatattttgaaatttataatatttagatatgttatattttttgtaaatagatataatattattaaacataatttatatatgtaATTTTTATATGTTATTAAACATGATTTATATATGTAAGTAATGATATctaattaaacataatttatatatgtaAATTATATAGACAACATTtatattatacaatttttttttaaagtttaatatttattatttaatgaaaaatagaagTTTAATATGTAttggaaaatataatatattttaaaatggtaaaaagaaattttaatatgtatatagtatgttattatgttaaaaaatggtaaaaaaaatataatattatattaatatatattggaaaatagaatattttttaaaattgtaaaaataaaatttattatatatttgtatatgttaaaaaggtaaaaagaaaatttaatatgtatatagtatgttattatgttaaggtaaaaaaaatgtaatattatatatatagacAAAAGTTTTATTATATTAGGGTATAAAgacattttatattatatatattttttttacattttattcatatttatatttttatgtaagttattaaaaacataatttatacattctatttttttaaaagaataaagtttatatattatgtgagaatattcttgttatatgttatagattttgtataatagtaatatatatatatatatatatatatatatatatatatatatatatatatatatatatatatatatatatatatatatatatatatatatatatatatatatatatatatatatatatgagaatatgttatatattatgtgagaatatgttaaataaaaaagttatatatatagTTTACATAAATGTTATAGATTAATTAGTGTAATGATTGTACAAATATGTAGTATGGAATATTATCtatactatcgtagttggatgtacgatagattggaaccaggaagacgtgcacttaaaccaAATTTCGTAGAAGGAGTTGATGGGTTTATCAAGTGGGCATTTGTTCAGGAATGTTGTCGAAGTGAAGGGGGGGTTAGGTGtccttgtcttaaatgtgaatgtagacgtaTAATTAGTGATCCAGAGGAAGTAACAcgtcatttgcatagaaggggttttattaaaaattattgggTGTGGACGTCTAACGGTGAAAATTTGCCGATGAACGTGCCAGAGACTAGTATTACTCATGCTTCAAGCAGTAGACCgactatggaatatgaggaaaactttaatatgATCGGTgagatggttgaggatgcttttggcgtgaacgtgacctatgatcaacctgaagattttgatgTGGAAGAGTTGCCAAATGAGGAAGCGCagagattttatcagttgttgaatgagatgaatataccGTTGTTTGAGGGGTTGTCAGATTCAaaattatcaatgtgtgtgagattattggctgctaaggcaaattggaatgttccagaTTAGTGTTTGGAATTTTTcgcaaaaatgatgttggactcaactcctatgaaagacaacttacctacaacatttaaagatgcaaagaagttggtgtcgaagttgggtttaaatgtaagaaaaattgattgttgcactaattgttgcatgttgttttatgacaatgagtttggtactaatgatggattgttggaggaatgtaagttttgtgagagtccaagatatcaaattcaaagtaaAGCTGTTGACCGTAAGCAAACACGTGTCGCAgtgaagtccatgttttatcttccgatcataccaaggttaaaaagaatgtttgcttcaatgcatagtgcaagtcagatgacatggcatcatacaaacaaaacaagtccgGGCACTATGCGACATtcatctgatggcgaggcttggaagcactttgatcgaatacatcctgattttgccgctgaacctagaaatgtcaggcttggattatgctctgatggatttactccatatgtccaagggtcgggaaccgcatattcttgttggccagttattgtaaccccttacaacctccctcctgagatgtgcatgacaaaaccgtaTATGTTTCTGACATGTATCATTCCAGGACCGTCGAGTCCAAAAGTTGGAATTGATGTGTACTTACAACCTCTAATTGCTGCCAATTGCGTTTGGTTCTCTACCAaaacatgtgcttaatccactgactgaaattagtcaattttttagagatatttgtgcctCAACTTTAAGAGTGTATGATATCATTAAGTTGGACCAAAATATTCCAATCATTCTCTGTAAGTTGGAACAAATATTTCCTCCTGGAttttttgactccatggaacatctacctgtgcatcttgcataagaagcttatcttggaggacctgttcattataggtggacgtatccatttgaaaggtttatgggtgattctaagAGATCCGTGAAAAATAAAGCTAGAGTTGAAGGATCCATATGTTCGCATTACTTGCATCGGgagacatcacatttttgcagtcactatTTCAACAACTTGATGTTAACCCCAAGAATCATAAGGAATCCCGTAAATGTTAACGAAAGAAGCCAATTCACCTTATCAGTCTTTGGGCTTCCAGGTCGTCCATCTGGAAAGAAAGGTGTTcattggttgacccaacaagaaatgcaatccgcacatgtTCATGTGTTGATCAACTGCGTCGAAGTTAAACCGtatcttgagtaagtataccCAACTATTATTTTATCTATAGTGTGTAAATATTATTACCTTGAAACTTATAGTGTGTTTTTTTATAGGGAATTTAACAATGTCTATTTTCAAAGCACCGGTGTACAACCAACATCCGGTGTCATTCATGCACAATTTCCATCTTGGTTTAAGGATAGATTGTCATGCATTGTTACACCGACaccagaaatactccatttgagaaatttGTGTGAAGGCCCTATTCTAAGCGCAAAcgaatggcacacatacttcgtgaacgaatataaatttcacactgagacttggactgaagggaaaaaaacaaaaaacagtgGTGTAttcgtaaaaggagttacagatgggggtgaagatgatttctatggctttgttaaacatatctacgagttggtatacaattacttggactcggagaataaagttgtcttgttttactgcgaatggtatgatccaactagaggcacaaaaatagacacgacatatggtactgttgagattcaaatggagCGAAGGTACAAAGAGTAcgaccctttcataatgtcacatcttgttaggcaagtttattatgttccttatccttcatttgtgccacATAAGCGAGGGTTATGTGTTGttataaaaacaaaaccaataGGCCATATTGAAACTGACAATCTAGTGGAAGATCTTGCTTACCAAATTGATGAAGTTGGACCAATTAATGATGTCATTGCAGTTGAGAAAATTACCAATTTGTCTGATATAACAAATGAGGGGTATGGAGTTGATGcttctatattgttggttgaagataatgtgaaTGAAGAGCACGAAGGCGTTGAGTATGAGGATAGTATCACAtcaaatgatgataatgatatgtaTGAAGAGCCTGTAGATTtagaataataaatgtatttataagagaatgtgttttttgtaattttacttaatgaaccatctattgaatgtgttaatgaatgtatatgagaaacatgtttgaatatatttgtgtgaatgtatatattttattaattgtgtatTCTCAATAAATAGGTAAAATGTCATCCCGATCTGAGAAGGGTAAGGGTCAGAAGACCCGACGCCCAAGGATAGTACTATGCCAGTCTCCTCAGACAGCAGTGTGCCCCCCCCCCCCACAAAGTCAGTTAGATTACATGTCCAAGGCTAGTACCCAACCTCTTACGTCATTACTCTCCTCTCAGGGGAGGCCTATGTCTGGGTCACCATCTTTTATTCGCCCACTTGTGGACTTTAGTTGTCCGTTTCAGCAGACTGCAGGACCTAGTTTTTCATCAtaccagcagactggaggatatAGTTTTCCACCTAACACACAGGTGCCCCCAggattccagcagactggaggatctagCTTTCCACCTAACACAGAGGTGCCCCCAggattccagcagactggaggatcccACACTCCATATCCCACACAGGTGCCCTTATCCTTCCAGTAGACACACGTGCCCCCACGCTTCCAGCAGACTGGGGGATCCCACACCCCGCATCCCACTCATATACCTGCACGTGAGGATGATCATGTGGAGCCGGGTGGGGATGATACTGCgcgagatgaagatgatgtgcaGTCTGATGGTGACGATGTTCAGGGGGAGGATGATCCGAGGgagattcatatcattgacggTAGATATTATATTTGGCCCGCTGGAAATTCGTAAGtatcttatatattaaatttttattaagtttacatttcctttttttaatataaatttatatttaatgcatgCTAATTAACATAATTGTTGTTTAGGTTTGGGCCGAGTCGGGCTGCTGCCAGGTGTGTGTACTATGTGATTCAGCAAATGTATAAAGAAGCATGGACGAGTTTTGGAgatgtttcaaataaaaatgcttggtttaattgttttaaggtataattaatatattttttcgagtcattgtttttttaaattttttttactatagttttctaacagtttattttaatgttttcaggaaaAGTGTACTTGGGATCCAATGAGCGAGaaacttgttaaaaaaattatttcagcaGAACATCAAAAAGACTTTTTGACACGTTGCAAAATattagaaagcgttgggaacgtGATGGTAGTCGTCCTGGGTGGCTGGGCCAAGAAGTTCTTGAGAAACTTATTGCATATTGGAATTCAAAGGAATTTAAAGCTAAATATGAAAATGCAAaaaaatgagggcatctgaaaaaggaggtcaccttaatgcagttggaagtataagcacttacgaacattctcgacgcatggtaattattgccactttttaaagttatgttttgaataattatttgtttttaattaaagttaattttattttttaggctAAAAGGTTGGGGAGACAATCACTCATGATCGAGTTGGTTAAAGAAACTAGGACAAAAAAATCGGGTGATTTGGTTGACGAGCGTACTCGAAAATATTTGGTAAgttattcaatttttattattatttttttatatttaatgacaattttgtgatgttattttcacgtggcaattAAAAAGTTCCGGcgtgattttcatgtggcaacTCTGATGTTGTGTCATGtaaatcacgtggcaactaattttcaatttattatttaatataatataatttaagttatatatacataattttaattctattttatgtgtaggaggattatcaaACAAGGCTTGTAGAATTTTTGGTCGCTAATCCCAAATATTCTCCTAGAGAaggagagccgcttcatccagatgttgatttttatatttggaatgaAGTCATTGGCGGAAAAGGGCCTAATGGATGTTTTTTTGGTGCTGGAAATTTGTCGGGAAGCTTGAGAAGTGGAGatagaaatttatttcaaagagttaGAGATGGGGAAGGATCGTCACGTCAAACACAATTGGCACTGCAAGTAATGGAAACAATAAGACAGTTGGCTCTAACTGAGGCGAGACACGAGTTAGCGCAACGTGAGGCGGAGCTAAAGGCCCAAATGGATGAACGTGAGGTGGCGCTAAAAGCACAAGTGGAGGGGCAACAACGGCAAATAGAGGCAATGGCGAAGATGTAAGCAGAAATGCAACAACAGCAAATAGAGGCAATGACGAAGATGCAAGTAGAGATGCAACAACAAATGCGGTTATTTATGCAGTTTCAACAAAGTGGTGGTCAACCGTCTAGAGAAAATGTGGGGGTAGCTGACACTGAGCaagagaatgatgatgatttcaACCTTGATAATTATCCCGATCCAGATGATGATTTTttaggatgaattttatttttattttaatttgaaattgtaTGGGATAACAAAATTTTACTTATTATATGTTAGTATTTtggatattatattataaatttaatatattttagtagtttaatatatttttgtatttagtttattattattattaatttaactaaataaatatttttattaatatttattaatttccaacaaataatattaataatataactttttttataataataaaaatcagattttttttttttaaaaacattttaatgtTTGTGGCGTGTTTTACATATCACTGAtttgtgacatgtaaatcacgtcgcaactttcaaatttaatttcaaaattagcGACGTGTTTTACATGTCACAAATCAGTGACATGTAAAACACGCCACAACCATTCTTCGTGTCCTGTGTCATACTACTTTTTGCAGTCCTTGTCTGTCCCAATTGCAGATGGAGGCTTGGTAATTGTGCAACATTAGCGACGTGCTTTCCATGTCACAAAGTTGTGACGTGATAAACACAACACAATAAAGTTCCCACGCACTCCCAGGCGATGTATATGACCATGTCGCTAATCTTTTTTCTGATGTGATTTTCCATGTTGTGTCATGGAATTCACGTCGCTACAGACGTGATTTTTTGTAgtgtttattttttgtttcttgttTGGATAAGTTTGGTTTTTTCATTCATAATAAAGAACAATTGTTGCTCTACTTATttgaatgatatattatatgctacTACACAAATGACAATGAATTATATGTCCATGATCTTGAAATGCCAATTTATATAACACTAATACTAAAAGGATGAAACTTAACGAGTTAAATCCAACTTACATTTGGCATTGTCGTTTAGACCACATAAATGAGAAACGCATTTCCAAACTCCATAGATATGACTCTTTGACTCTCTTGATTATGAATCATATAAAACATACAAATTTTGTTAATTAGAAAAATGACAAAGTCCCCATTCACAGGAAAATGTGAAAAGGCTAATGATCTTTTGGCCCTCATACATACTGATGTATGTGGACCACTAAACACACCAGTCAGAGGAGGTTTTCAGTATTCCATTGCATTTACTGATGATTATTGTAGATATGGTTATGTTTATTTAATGAAACACAAATCTGAAACCTTTGAAAAGTTCAAGGAGTTTAAAAATGAAGTACAAAATCAACTAGGCAAGAATATTAAAACCCTTCGATCGTATCAAGGTGGTGAATATTTAACCTTAGAGTTTGATGACCATCTAAAAGAGTGGGGGATTCTATCCCAACTAAATCCTCTTGGAACACCATAATAGAATGGTGTATTTGAGAGAAGAAACCTAACCTTACTTGACATGGTTCAATCCATGATGAGTACCGTTGATCTTCCAAACTCCTTTCGGGGACATGCTTTATTGACAATAGCTCACACACTTAACCTTGTTCCATCCAAAAATGAGAAGATGTCATATGAGATATAGAGTGGTAAGAAACCACATATGTGTTACATGAAGATTTGAAATTGCGAAGTTTATGTGAAACAATAAATTTTAACTAAGCTTGAGCCAAAATCTAACAAGTGCTTATTCGTGGGGTATCTT from Vicia villosa cultivar HV-30 ecotype Madison, WI linkage group LG4, Vvil1.0, whole genome shotgun sequence encodes the following:
- the LOC131600305 gene encoding MLP-like protein 328; the encoded protein is MAQLCVLETTVQLKSCPQKFYNFLKSQSQHIPNKAQSENVHGVEIHKGDWNTPGSIKIWKFSIEGKEEIFKERIEVDEVNMTITYVAAGGNVLELYKSYKAIVKVENQILKLRIEYEKINDETLPPRKYQQFIINIVRDLDGNLVKAG